A region of Sesamum indicum cultivar Zhongzhi No. 13 linkage group LG7, S_indicum_v1.0, whole genome shotgun sequence DNA encodes the following proteins:
- the LOC105165993 gene encoding rac-like GTP-binding protein RAC1, whose translation MSATRFIKCVTVGDGAVGKTCMLISYTSNTFPTDYVPTVFDNFSANVVVDGSTVNLGLWDTAGQEDYNRLRPLSYRGADVFLLAFSLISKASYENIAKKWIPELRHYAPGVPIILVGTKLDLRDDKQYFIDHPGAVPITTAQGEELKKLIGAPVYVECSSKTQQNVKAVFDAAIKIVLQPPKQKKKKGRKACSIL comes from the exons ATGAGTGCAACAAGATTCATAAAGTGTGTGACTGTGGGTGATGGAGCTGTTGGGAAAACTTGCATGTTGATTTCTTATACCAGCAACACCTTTCCTACG GATTATGTTCCAACTGTTTTTGATAACTTCAGTGCAAACGTAGTTGTTGATGGGAGCACTGTCAACCTAGGATTGTGGGATACAGCGG GTCAAGAGGATTACAATAGATTAAGACCCTTAAGCTATCGTGGAGCAGATGTTTTCCTTCTTGCATTTTCTCTCATTAGCAAGGCCAGCTATGAAAACATTGCAAAGAAG TGGATTCCGGAGTTGAGGCATTATGCTCCCGGTGTTCCAATAATTCTCGTTGGAACTAAGCTTG ATCTTCGAGATGATAAGCAATACTTTATCGATCATCCTGGAGCCGTTCCAATTACTACAGCTCAG GGAGAGGAACTCAAGAAACTGATTGGAGCTCCTGTTTATGTCGAGTGCAGTTCAAAAACACAACAG AATGTGAAGGCAGTGTTCGATGCAGCTATTAAGATAGTGTTGCAACCTCcaaagcaaaagaagaaaaaagggcGCAAAGCGTGCTCCATTTTGTAA